GCATCAGTGGAAAACAAGGTATTACCATAGCTGTTTATCTGCTTGCTGCTATGCGAATTGTTTTGTGTTTATTCCCCCAGAATGCTTGGACAAGTGCAAATGCACCTTTGTCATGGGGAATTTACAGAAATATTCCCTTTGCTCTCCTGGGGCTACTTATTATTGTTTTGTTTTATAAAAGTGCAAAAGAACACAATGACAAATCTTTCCGCTTTATGTGGCTTACCATTGTATTAAGCTTTGTTTTTTATATTCCCGTAGTGTTGTGGGCAGATGTAAACCCACTGATTGGTATGCTTATGATTCCAAAAACTTGCGCCTATGTTTGGACGGTGTGGATTGGATACAGTGATATGAGAAAGTGTGTAAAATAATGAAAAAATTCTTGCCTCACGTAGCCCCAAAGTACCTGTTGTTGATTGCCGGTATTGTATGGATGGTTGCCGGTGGAAATATTCTTAAAATCGGTTTTGCCAACTTCATATCAAACTGGCACGAACATCTGATATATGTATTTGAAGTTCTGTTTGTATTTTTGGCATTTATAGGGCTAATATTTTACCGTTTAGTAAAAAAGCATCATCTTCGTATATCGCAGATTGAGGAAAAAAAGGTTCCCTTCTATCAGTTTTTTGATGGAAAAAGTTATTTGATTATGATATGTATGATTACAGGTGGATTACTGATTCGAAATGCACATATTCTACCTGCTATTGCAATCGGTGTTTTATATTGTGGCATAGGCTTATCGTTAGAATGTGCAGGGGTTTTATTCCTAAAAAAATTTGTATCTACAACTAAAAATAATTATGAAAGAGGATTGATTATGAAAAAATACATCAATATTTCGTTTATTTACGCAATTGCTGCGATTGCCTGCGGTGTATTTTATCGGGAGTTTACAAAATTTCTTAGCTTTTCTGGTAAAACAACTTTAGCGTTTACCCATCTACACTTTTTTGTTTTGGGTACAATCATGTTTTTGCTGATCGCCATTTTAAGCTGTATCACCAACTTAACCGAGCAAAAACAATTTAGCCGTTTTATGCTGCTTTACAACATAGGGTTACCTTTTATGGTAACGATGTTTTTTGTAAGAGGTATTACTCAAGTGCTTGGCACAGAACTTTCAAAAGGTGCTTCCGCAGCGATTTCCGGTGTTTCAGGTATTGCACATATTATCATGACAGTTGCCATTGTTATACTGTTTTTGTCACTTAAAAAGAGTCAAGTTGTGAGTAATGCGATAAAATAAGCAACCCCCCCGTAAACACACATCCGCAGCCACTGAATAATATCTGACTCCCCAAGCAGAGTAGAGCCGCTACACTTCAACTTTGGTGCAGCGGCTCTTGCTTTTACATCCCCAAAATAGTCCAGAGTATTCTTGCAAAAGGACGGTGAACGGATTTTTGTTTTCTTGCAGAAGGCGACTTGTAATATATGGTTTCTTGTGATATGCTAAAAAAAAGTAAATATTTTATACGGGATTTTACACCGTTAATCCTGCCGATAGGCTTGATTATATAAATTTATTTTAGGAGATTGCTGTTTGAAAAATACCAACAACTTGGAGATTGTAGGCTAACCGGGAGGTTTGCGAAATACGATCTCGCCCAAGCCTCCCAATCATTGCAAGTCAACAATTTTTAGGAGGAAAAACAATGAATACAAATGACTATATTATCCGTTTGGAAACACCTGCTGATTATCAGGAGGTGGAAAACTTAATACGAGAGGCATTTTGGAATGTTTATCGTCCGGGATGCTTGGAACACTATGTACTGCACTGTTATCGTGACAGAAAGGATTTTGTGCCGGAACTTGATTTCGTAATGGAAAAGGACGGCAAAATCATTGGTCACATTATGTTTGTGCACGCAAAAATACAAACCGACAACAGTAAGGAACTGCCCATTATGACCTTCGGACCTATCAGCATAGCACCGCAGTATAAGCGACAAGGCTATGGAAAGGCACTGCTTGATTATGCCATGGAACAGGCAAAGTCATTGGGATGCGGCGCCCTTTGTATGGAAGGAAATATTGACTTTTATGGAAAGTCTGGTTTTGTGGTGGCTTCTACAAAAGGGATTCATTATTATGCAGAGCCGAAAGATGCTCAGGTTCCATATTTTCTGCTTAAGGAGCTGAAACAGGGCTTCTTAGATGGAATTTCGGGAACCTACCATACACCCGACGGATATTTTGTGGACGAAAAAGAAGCGGAGCTATTCGACGCCCATTTTCCGCCGAAAACAAAATTAAAGCTGCCCGGTCAGCTGGTATAAATCTAAAACAATTACGAAAGCCGATGAACTGGTGTTCATCGGCTTTCACTTTTACTACATCCCCAAAATCGTCCAGTCAATACTTGCATAAAGACGGTGAACGGATTCTTACTTTCATATTACTTGCTCTTTCTATTGTTCATGATTTTAGAGTTGAAGCCCTCACTTTAATATGGTAAAATTATTCTATATACCTACCGAGTAAAACTTTTTTTATACGGTAATGCGAAAATTTAACGCTTGGTGAGCGAATTTATATATGATAAGTTAATTTAGCAATACACAGGGAGGCATTCCTTTTGGAATTTAACGAAAAGCTACAACAACTTAGAACTGGAAAAAATTTAACGCAGGAACAACTTGCGGAGCAATTATATGTATCAAGAACAGCGATTTCAAAATGGGAAAGTGGCAAGGGATACCCTAACATCGAATCATTAAAATGTATCTCCAAATTCTTTTCCGTTTCGATTGATGAACTATTATCGGGAGAAGAACTGATTACCATTGCTGAAACAGAAAATAGCTCAAATCTTAAAAAGATTTATAGTATACTTTTTGGGATACTGGATGTAATGGTAATTGCATTTATTATTTTGCCGCTTTATGGAAACCCTGTTGGAGGTTATATATATTCCGTCAACCTCCTTTCATTTACTGCCACTACACCGATGAATCTTGTAATCTATTGGATTGTTTTTGTCGCTTTGATGGGTATTGGTATTGCTAAACTTTTATTCATTCGTTTTGAAAAGAAGTCGTGTGGCAATATTTCTACGAAAGTATCTATCGTACTTAGCTTTGTAGCTATTCTATTCTTCGCTGCAGCCAAGGAGCCGTATGTGATAGCACTTCTGTTTTTGCTATTTGTTATAAAAATGTTTTTATTGATGAAGCAAGGAAAAATTAAATAAAAAGCTCTATAAATCCTTGAAAATAGGCTCTGACACGATAAGTGTCAGGGCTTTTTTCTATTGTGACGGTAGGTTTCTTGTCTTTTTTAGCTTCGGAAATGATAATTGAATTGCGGTAAAACAAACCACAACTAACAGAAAGGATGATTGTATATGGAATATGCTATTGAAACAGAAAATCTTACAAAACAATACGGAACAGCTACCGTTGTTGATAACATCAATATTCATGTGCCAAAAGGTAAAATCTACGGTTTGCTCGGCAGAAATGGAGCAGGAAAAACTACCGCAATGAAAATGATGTTACAGTTAGTTTCCCCAACAGGAGGAACTGTTAGATTATTCGACACAGATTATAAAGAACACACCCGTACTCTTTATAGAAAAATAGGGTCTATTATAGAAACGCCAGGTTTCTATAATAATTTGACAGGATATGAAAATTTGCAAATCCTCGTCAAACTGAGAGGACAGCTCAGTAAAAAATCGGTACAGGAAGCACTTCGTGTTGTTGGATTAGATAAGGAAACGAGCAAAGTGTTTGCCGACTATTCACTTGGAATGAAGCAGCGTCTTGGTATTGCAGCAGCAATTATGCACGAACCTGAACTATTGATACTTGACGAACCGATTAACGGACTTGACCCAATTGGCATCTCTGAAATCCGCTCGTATCTGTCTGAGTTAAGTCACAAGAAAGGTACTACTATTTTCATTTCAAGTCATGTTTTAAGTGAAATCGAACAGATTGCGGATATTATCGGTGTTATGCATGAGGGACGCTTGATTGAGGAGGTTTACATAGCAGAACTTCACAAGCGCAACCTCAGACATATGGAATTTGATTTATCTGACGTAAAAAAAGCCGCAAAAATATTAGAAAATCACTATCAGATCACAGACTATTCTATACAGGGTAATACAATAAAAATTTATGATTTCACTCATAACTCAGGGGAAATAAACAAAGCTTTCGTAGAGAATGAGCTGTTGGTAACAAAGATAAATGTGGACGAGGAAAACTTGGAGGATTATTTTTCTGAATTGATTGGAGGTGGCAGCATTGCTTAATCTTATTTCGTGTGAATTATCAAAACTAAAGCGTTCAAAAATGGTGCTTATTAGTATTTTAGGTGTTATGTCTATACCGTTTATGATGCTTATAGAATCGTTACAGGCTCATTTCAAACGTCCAGACCTTGTCTTTACTCTGTCAGATATTTACAGCGATAGCATACTGTATATTATGCTGTTGGCAAACATCATGATTTATGTAGCAATTACCGCTTACTTATTCAGTCGGGAATATGCAGAAAATACGCTAAAGACTATATTGCCAATCCCTGTTTCAAGAACAAAGTTGATGGCTGCTAAGTTTTGTACCCTGTTTATCTGGACTTCTGTCCTTACTATTGTAACTTGGGCAGGCATCTTGATTTTATCTGGGATGTATCATATTGTGTTTGGAATGGAAGGTTATAGCTTACTTGTTGCAATCAACTGGCTTCCAAAGTATTTTTTTAGCAATATGCTCATGTTTTTAACTGTTTCCCCTTTTGCTTTTATCGCACAAAAAACAAAGGGATTTGTTGCATCTATGATTGCTTCGGCGGTTATCGTTATGGGCAGTGCAGCTCTTTCTAATCACGAATGGGGAGCATTATATCCATGGACAGCTACTTTCTTTTTGATAGAAGGTCGAATTGAAAGCACGGGCTATCCTATGGTATTATCGGTTGCTATTATCCTTTTGGTATCAGTAATTGGATTTTATATGACCTTTCACTATTTTAAGAAGGAGGATTTGAAATAATGGCACTTAATTTTATAGAAATTCTGAAAGTTATATCTCTTGGTGTTGTAGAGGGAATTACAGAATGGCTACCTATCAGTAGTACAGGACATATGCTTCTTGTGGACGAGTTTTTTACTCTTAACATGAGCGAAACATTTAAGGAAATGTTTTTTGTTGTTATTCAACTTGGGGCAATCCTTGCAGTCGTCATTATGTTTTGGAACAAAATGTTTGCGTTTCAATTTAAGGATAAATCGCAGCCTATCATAAAAAAAGATATCTTTTCACTTTGGTTTAAGGTAGTGGTGGCTTGTGTACCTTCAGCTATCATGGGATTTTTATTTGATGACTATTTGGATGCTCATCTCCATACTCCAATTGTAATTGCAATAATGTTAATTATATATGGTGTGTTGTTTATTCTCATTGAGAACTGGAATAAAAACAGAACCCCTACTACTGTGGCACTTTCTGACATCAGCTATAAAACAGCACTCTTGATTGGGGCATTTCAAGTGTTATCGCTCATTCCGGGTACATCACGTTCGGGTGCGACGATTATAGGTGCTTTGCTGATAGGTGTATTAAGGGTAGCGGCAGCGGAATTTACATTCTTCCTTGCTGTACCAACCATGCTTGGGGCAAGTGCCTTTAAGCTGTTAAAATTCGGATTTAATTTTACAAGTGCAGAACTTCTCGCTCTCGTTATTGGTATGGTTGTTGCATTTATAGTGTCTGTCTTTGTTATTAAATTCCTAATGAACTTTATCAAAAAGCATGATTTCAAGGTGTTTGGTTGGTATCGAATTGTGCTTGGAATTGTTGTACTGTTGTACTTTATAGTGATATAGGTTATGAGCAATTTCACGGAACTTATAGAAATAGTTCTACTAAATGAAATCTTACTAATTATGCAGCAAGGCACTGTACTATTTGTTTTAGTGCAGTGCCTTTACCCTCTATATTCCCAAAATAGTCCAGATATAGAGCGGAGATGTCAGGGTGAACACGAGACAGGCAAGTATCTGTAAGCTGAGCAAATAGAGAGCCAGTAAGCTCTTTTCTATCTTTAAACACTAGCTTATCTATACCTTGAAAAATTGCAAATTTAATAGAGTGCTTGCATTGGCCTGAAACAAGTAATCCCATATTATTGTAAATATCATCAGACGAAAAAATGCCTAAATTTTTCATTCGAACTTCCGCACCGTCTCCACATGCGGTATAACATCACTCTTAAAAATTTAACAAATGAAAGTTATTTTATGAACCTTATAACAAAAATTCTCCCTATAAAGTAACCTTCGAAAAATGCCTTTTATTATTTTTCCCTTTTATATGCACTAATTATATTTAAAGCCATTAGAGAAGCAATATATATCGGTATCATAATTAATAATATTGCATAAAAATCTCGTGTAGCATTATAGGATGAAGTAGTAAATCCTTTAATAATCAGCTGACCCAATAAATAAGATACTGGTAATAAGAAAATCTTCTTCATAAAACTATTCACTTTTCTATTACGATTGAATAGAAGAATGATAAATCCAAAGATTAAAGCCAATATCATGGCAATGCGTGAATAATAAGATAAAAATAGTCTTGGCAATGTAATCACTCCACCCCTTGAGTTAATATTTTTACCATAAATCAGTTTATCTTCACTTCCATCTGTCTGATAATAATACACAGAAACAACATTTTCCCCATTCGGATTTATAATAGTGTTATTCACATTAGATTTTTTTATATTTCTATTCCATATGCTATTCCATGTGGTTATGTGATAAACATAACCAGTGTTACCATCTGTCGGATAACTACTGATATCATATCCATATACTGTATCATCAAATGTAGCGAGTACTGACCCATTACCAATTTCATTAATTGCTACACTTCCTTCACTATATGGAATATACTCTGGTGCAGTCAAAAAAGCAGTTGTTATAACAAGAACTATAATTAAAAACATCATTGAAAATATTGCTGTTTGTATTTTTTTCTTGCGCAATGTAGACTTTATATTTAATAAAGGAGTGATATTAGTATCTATTGGTATTTTATTAAAAGTCTTCATCTCATCAAGATAAACCTTGCATTCCTGACACTGTTCAATATGTTCTTCAATCATAGCACGTGAGTCATTACTTACCATATTTTCTACATATAAAGGTAAAATATCTTTAATAACATTACATGTAATTTTCATCAATTATCCCTCATTTCTTCTCTGATCTTATTTTTGGCTCTGTGAAAAGTGACACAAGCCCAGTTATCTGTTTTCCCAAACAAATTCCCAATCTGCTTAAAACTAAGTTCCCCGAAAACGCGAAGAGAAAAAACTTCCTTATACGGTTCAGATAAATCATGGATAATTTCATGGATTTTCATTGACTCCTCAGATGAATAAACTGATTTCTCTACATCATTATCATCTTCTATTTCAGGTACTGAATCCAAATTAACTAAATTTTTGTTTTTTCTCACATATGAATAATATGAGTTTTTTGCTATTTGAAATAACCATACCTTGATATCGCAATTTCCTTTAAAGTTATCAATTGAGTTTATTGCCTTAAAAAATGTTTCAGATGTTAAATCATCCGCTATATATTTATCTTTAGATAAACTATATATAAATAAATAAACATCCTTAAAGTAACTATTAAAAATTGCCTCAAGCTCTGTCACTTTTTCACCTCCTATCTATAAGACGCATGGGACTTGATAATCTTACAAAAATTTTTTTAAAAATCTCAAAGCTTTTAAAACCTTGAGATTTTAAATATCAATATTTTTTCTGTTTTGCTAAATAATTATCTTTGATCTAGAAGGCAAACAGTCTCTGTATGCCTTGAGTGTGCAATAATGATGACCACGACACCTAATACTCCCTTGGTGTCAGTATATGTTTCATTTTTGATTAATAGATATATCAATTATTGCATGGCAATCTAATAGCGTGGGTTTAATCTCATGTATTGGCAAACCTCTACTCACTATACATGGTGAAAATCACAACCTCAGGTCTTGTAAAAATTCTTGGCACATGGGAAAAAGTGCCTATTCCGCTGGTTATAAATACGGGGACATCGTCTGCTGAACAGGCAAACCCATAAGCAAAACGCGTACCGTAATCTGTTATTGGCAAGCTTCCGTATAGCAAGTAAAACGGATAACCAAAAAAAGTAATTTGCCCAGCATGGGTATGACCGGAAAGTATTAAATCAATTCCATCTGTAGATTGCAACATTGACAAGTCCGGACTGTGTGAAAGGAGCAAAACAAAATCGTTTGTATGTGCGTTTGCAATAGCCTCTTTTATGTTAGGATTTCTGTTATACATATCTTGGACACCTGCCAAATAAAAGCCTTCTCTTATACACCTGCCACTATTATCCAACGGCTTTATCCCATATTCTTTTTTTGCCTTGAAAACTTTCTTGTAGTCATCATGATTTCCTTCCACACCGAAAATTCCGTCTGTTGTACTTATTTGAGCTATTTCTCTCACAGTTCCTTGATAATGATTGTTCTCCATTAAAAAATCTCCGCCTAATAACAGCAAATCCAAATCTCTGTCATTTAACTCTGTTGCTACTTTCCGCATATTTTCTTCTGTTATAGCATGCATGTCTGACATAAAAGCGATGCGATAACCATCTAACTCAGGCGGCCAATTTTCCGAACGAAACTCAATTTCCACATATCGGATTATCTTACTTAGCGTAAGCCCATGTGCAATATGTATAACTGGAATAAATGTAATAATAAGACCAATTACTACTACAAATTTGAATTTCCTGTTTCTCGTTTTATGATTTGCGAAATACATACCCAACAGTGCTCCTATTCCTCCACATAATATGGTAAAAATTAATAACGTTTTTTCGCTTATGCACCGCTTGCCTTTTACTGCTTTTCGTTTGTCTGTCACATACAGGAAAAATGTAAAAGTATTTGTCAATAAGAGAAACATGAAAAAAAACTTTATTATGCCGATATAAAAAATCAGGTTTATTATTAATTGCAATTTCTCTTCTCCCCCATAATTTAAACTTCATCTGTTAAAAAACATGTCTGTACAATATATAAATCTATTTATTCCTTTTTTAATCTTAATATTAATATCTGCCTTTCATTATTTTCAGAAATAAATTTGCTAATGACATAATTTTCAAACATATTACGGAACAACATAAAAGCTTGGTCAGAAAAGCCATTTTGGATTAATGTAAAAACAGCTAAATAAGTTTGTAAAGATTTATTTGACAAAAGCTGTAATACCTTACATTTGTATTGATTATTAATCAAATCTTCCTTATACCATATACTTTTTATATGATTACGATAATTTATATTCTCTGTCAAATACTTTTCATACTCAGATTCACATTGACTAATAAAAAAATTAAGTGTATCTTTAGGAATTCCATATTTCAATTTTTTATATGTGACTCAAAAAATTCTTCTGTACCCATTTCAGAAAGTTTTTCTTCAAATTTCTCTTGTGAACTACAATTTTTAGAAGTATTATTACATAATGCTTCTAAACAAATATTTTTTAATAAATCTTTTTCCATTTTATTTACTTTGCCTTTCTATATGCTAAGAATAAACATGGGGGTCAGGCTTGACAAATCGACAAACTAATCTCATCAATCTCTTCTCCAACATTGTATCTACTTATTATCTTAGATATTCCTGATTAAACGTATTAGCCATTCTCACAACAAAATTCCATTGGCGCTCCATATAGGTTTTCAATTGGCTTGTACTTTGCTGATAATCGGCATATATCATTTCCAGATTATCAAAATGATCTGCGATTGCACAAGCAGCGCAATAGCCACTTTCCATTCCTGCGGAAATACCCTCTCCCATTGGATTCAGGAACCCGGCAATCTCTCCTGCAAATAGTACTCGACCAAGACCATAATCAACATGACAGCCGGGGCCAATATGTGGCATCAACCATTTTTCAGCTCTTATTTGCTTATCAATTCGTAGGTGGTGATGAGCTTTCATGTAGGCGATAAACCGTTCATAGAAAAACCCAATTTTCCCCATATCTTTGACCGATACACCCAGTACTAAAAGATTGTCTTTTACGTTAAACCATGCGTCATACTCTGATAACTCCGGCTGCAAATACGCATAGAAATAGTGAGGATCTAAATCTATGTTTCCTTCGTTGAATGTCTGAAATGTAGTGATATATTTCGGGCTGCCTTTAATAATTTTCCGCTTTAACGCTCCTACAACACCCTCACAGTCCAAAACGTATTTTGCTTCCTCAGTATAGGTTGCTTTACCGTGTAAAGTGACCTCCACAGAACTATTTTTTTCTTCGCAGGAAAGAGCGGTTGTGCAATCCCTGATTTCCGCACCGCTTTCTTTTGCTTTTGTTGCAAGCCAGTTGTCAAAAGAACTGCGCCAGACATTAAGTCCTTCTTGCTCAAAGCGAAACTCTTTCCCTTTGTCATCTGTAAAGATCATTCCCCGGTTTTCAATCGGTTCACACATAGACAATGCCGGGATATCTTCGCCAAAATAGAGGTTTACCAAATCCATTGTTTTTTTGATCAAAATCCCGGAACAGGATTTATATCTTGGCATTTTCAACTTCTCTACAACCAAAATCTTATATCCTTTTTCGGATAGAATTTTTGCGGCGGTACTGCCGGTTGGTCCCGCACCAATAATTATTATATCGTACATTCTCTTTTCACCTCCGTATAATCATTTTAAGCCTCTTATTAATTCCTATTTATCGCTATAATAAACAATTGTTAGTCCATATTTTTTACTATTGAACATTTTCCTACTTTTACGACGCATTATAAGAATATCATAATATCCCCTGACACATAAAATTTTTGAATTTTATCTTTGAAAATCCGAATGTCATCTATAAAACACCCCAAAATACAGGGTCAAAAAATGCACTTTTTTGGTCCAGTTTTTGCCCGTTTTTTGCTCCAAAACCACTACATATGGTGGTTGAGCTTCCTCATTTGCCCTCCGCACCACATTTCGTCATCATTATTATCGTTTCAATGTGCCTTGAGATGACAATAAAGATGTCATTTGGACCTGATATCCCCTTGACCGGGTACCTCTTTTCCTTAGTCCAGATTAACAATAGCCTTTATTCTTCTTACCCCCGATGATGAACTTTGCTCCTTTATGACTTTAAAATAACCCAGTTCAGATGTATTAGAAACATGAGGTCCTCCACAGATTTCTAATGAATATCCTGGAATCTCATAGACTTTAACAATATCTTCATATTTACCTTCGAAGACTCCTAAAGCTCCACTTTTTTTAGCATCATCTAAATTCATTTCCATATATTTAACCTCAAGATTCTCTTGGATCGCTTTATTAACCAGACTTTCAACTTGATCTATTTCTTCTTTCAATAACTTTCTATCAAAAGAGAAATCAAATCTTAACCGCTCAGAGTTTATATGGCTACCTTTTTGATAAACTTGGTTCCCTAGAACTTTCCGTAATGCACTATTAAGTAGATGAGTAGCTGTGTGTAGTCTAACACTGTTACTGTTATGTTCTGCCAGGCCTCCTTTGAATTTTCCAGCAGCTCCGCTTCTAGATTTATTCTGATGCTCTTCAAACTTTGTTTTAAAACCTTCTATATCAACAAGTATTTCTTTTTCTTGTGCTAGTTCAAGAGTAAACTCAATGGGAAATCCATAAGTATCATATAATCTAAATGCTAGCTCTGAACTCAAATATTCACCAGCTTTTATTTGATCAAAATACTTATTTGCCACTTTCAATCCACTTTGCAAAGTCTTGGTGAATTTGATATATTCCTTACTTAGTTCTTCAATTATATAATTTTTACAGGATTGGACTTCTGGATATGCTACATTATACATTTCAATAACTTTTTCAGCTAATTCAAGCATAATGTTCTCTTCAATACCTAATTTATATATCATCCGTATTGTACGTCGAATAAGTCGTCTAAGTATATACCCCTGCTCAGAGTTTGTTGGAACTATCTTTTGCGGATCAGCGAGAATAAATACAGAAGCTCTAATATGCTCACATATAATTCTGAAGCTATTTTTATTAATTTTGTCGTAACTAACTCCACTTAGTTCTTCTAATCTCTTAATCAGTGGCCTAAACAAATCTGTTTCATATACATTTTGGAGATTATTTGCTAGAATCAGTAACCGTTCAAAGCCTAATCCTACATCTATATTTTTTTGCTCTAGCTCAGTCAGATTTCCTTCTTTGTCTTTGTAGTATGTCATGAAAACATTATTACCTAATTCAATATATTTACCACAATTACAAGCAGGTCCACAATTTTCACTACAATCGTGTGTATCATTTACATAAAACATTTCTGAATCAGGACCACATGGCCCTGTTTCACCTGCCGGTCCCCACCAATTTTCATCATCACCGTAATAAAAGATTTGATTACTACTTAGACCTAACTCAAGCCAAGTCTCTACCGCTTCCGCGTCATAAGGTACAATCTCATTTCCCTTATAAACCGTCACTGCTAATTTTGAAGAAGGTATTCCAATTTGCGCTGTAAGAAATTCATAGCTCATAGAAATAGCTTCTTTTTTGAAATAATCACCTAAGGACCAATTACCCAGCATCTCGAAAATAGTTAAGTGATAATCATCACCTACCTCCTCAATATCTCCTGTTCTTACACATCTTTGCACATTCACAAGGCGTTTTCCTAATGGATGTTCTTGTCCTAAAAGATAAGGAATAAGTGGTTGCATGCCAGCGGTTGTATATAATACACTAGCATCATTTTCAGGAGCTAACGATGTGGCTGTGACTACTTCATGTCTCCTTTTTTTGTAGTATGATACGTAGAGTTCTCTCAATTCATTCGCTTTCATAATCCTCTTCCTTTCTTAAAAATAATATAAAAAACCCTAAGCTTTCAAAGCTTAGGGCGAATTCTTAATCCGTGGTACCACCTAAATTCAGAGATTAACTCTGCACTCATAAAGTACGGGTAAATGATAATACCGATACTATATCCTATGATAACGGTGGATCTCCGTTGAAGCCTACTCATTATTTCAGTTCAAAGCTCCAAGACTGCTTCAATATATGGATTGTGAAGATTCGCACCAACCATCTTCTCTCTGAACAATACCTATATATTTACTATTTCTCTTCTTCGCCTTTATTATTAATTCCAATAATTATACTACTAAAGTTTTTCTTTGTCAAATGTTAAATTCTACTTACTCTGCACATGAGGTGTAAAATCTGCAAAGTTCATACTCGCATAATCTATGCTATGCACAATATAATCATCTATATATTTCTGTGAAATTAACCACACATAGTTGTGAGAGTTATAGTTAGAGCAAGCCAATACATAGTCAATATTGGAAGAAGATTTTACTAAAGTTAAAAACTCTTTGCTCATTGCTAATATTACAGGTTGTGGTTTTTCATCATAAACGACTGTACCTAACGGAGAAGTATCCTCAATCAAAAACATTTTAATAACTTTTTCATTTGAAATCATATTTTTGCTTTTCAGATTGGTTATGTATTCATCAAGTTTTGGATAATGGTTTTAAAAGCATTTGAAACATTGGCTATATAGTTAGAATATGAACTAACACCTTTTATAGTATCATGTAAATATACTCCCTCTTGATTATTGGGAATTTTATCAAATTTTCTTTCAACCCTTGCCTGTTCTTG
Above is a window of Sedimentibacter sp. MB35-C1 DNA encoding:
- a CDS encoding NAD(P)/FAD-dependent oxidoreductase, which encodes MYDIIIIGAGPTGSTAAKILSEKGYKILVVEKLKMPRYKSCSGILIKKTMDLVNLYFGEDIPALSMCEPIENRGMIFTDDKGKEFRFEQEGLNVWRSSFDNWLATKAKESGAEIRDCTTALSCEEKNSSVEVTLHGKATYTEEAKYVLDCEGVVGALKRKIIKGSPKYITTFQTFNEGNIDLDPHYFYAYLQPELSEYDAWFNVKDNLLVLGVSVKDMGKIGFFYERFIAYMKAHHHLRIDKQIRAEKWLMPHIGPGCHVDYGLGRVLFAGEIAGFLNPMGEGISAGMESGYCAACAIADHFDNLEMIYADYQQSTSQLKTYMERQWNFVVRMANTFNQEYLR
- a CDS encoding alanine--tRNA ligase, with translation MKANELRELYVSYYKKRRHEVVTATSLAPENDASVLYTTAGMQPLIPYLLGQEHPLGKRLVNVQRCVRTGDIEEVGDDYHLTIFEMLGNWSLGDYFKKEAISMSYEFLTAQIGIPSSKLAVTVYKGNEIVPYDAEAVETWLELGLSSNQIFYYGDDENWWGPAGETGPCGPDSEMFYVNDTHDCSENCGPACNCGKYIELGNNVFMTYYKDKEGNLTELEQKNIDVGLGFERLLILANNLQNVYETDLFRPLIKRLEELSGVSYDKINKNSFRIICEHIRASVFILADPQKIVPTNSEQGYILRRLIRRTIRMIYKLGIEENIMLELAEKVIEMYNVAYPEVQSCKNYIIEELSKEYIKFTKTLQSGLKVANKYFDQIKAGEYLSSELAFRLYDTYGFPIEFTLELAQEKEILVDIEGFKTKFEEHQNKSRSGAAGKFKGGLAEHNSNSVRLHTATHLLNSALRKVLGNQVYQKGSHINSERLRFDFSFDRKLLKEEIDQVESLVNKAIQENLEVKYMEMNLDDAKKSGALGVFEGKYEDIVKVYEIPGYSLEICGGPHVSNTSELGYFKVIKEQSSSSGVRRIKAIVNLD
- a CDS encoding DUF5677 domain-containing protein, which codes for MKYGIPKDTLNFFISQCESEYEKYLTENINYRNHIKSIWYKEDLINNQYKCKVLQLLSNKSLQTYLAVFTLIQNGFSDQAFMLFRNMFENYVISKFISENNERQILILRLKKE
- a CDS encoding RNA polymerase sigma factor; this translates as MTELEAIFNSYFKDVYLFIYSLSKDKYIADDLTSETFFKAINSIDNFKGNCDIKVWLFQIAKNSYYSYVRKNKNLVNLDSVPEIEDDNDVEKSVYSSEESMKIHEIIHDLSEPYKEVFSLRVFGELSFKQIGNLFGKTDNWACVTFHRAKNKIREEMRDN
- a CDS encoding DUF1294 domain-containing protein; the protein is MFLLLTNTFTFFLYVTDKRKAVKGKRCISEKTLLIFTILCGGIGALLGMYFANHKTRNRKFKFVVVIGLIITFIPVIHIAHGLTLSKIIRYVEIEFRSENWPPELDGYRIAFMSDMHAITEENMRKVATELNDRDLDLLLLGGDFLMENNHYQGTVREIAQISTTDGIFGVEGNHDDYKKVFKAKKEYGIKPLDNSGRCIREGFYLAGVQDMYNRNPNIKEAIANAHTNDFVLLLSHSPDLSMLQSTDGIDLILSGHTHAGQITFFGYPFYLLYGSLPITDYGTRFAYGFACSADDVPVFITSGIGTFSHVPRIFTRPEVVIFTMYSE